In Perognathus longimembris pacificus isolate PPM17 chromosome 3, ASM2315922v1, whole genome shotgun sequence, a single window of DNA contains:
- the Med26 gene encoding mediator of RNA polymerase II transcription subunit 26 has translation MTAAPASPQQIRDRLLQAIDAQSNIRNMVTVLEVISSLERYPITKEALEETRLGKLINDVRKKTQNEELAKRAKRLLRSWQKLIEPVHAHQNEAALRGLPGVPGSANGGTHNCRPEVGMAGAPKSIHDLKKRNDIQRLPGQRLDRLGSRKRRGDQRDLGHPGPPPKVAKASHEPQVPNSSPLPTNGLSGSPESLPSPLDSSRHPGPEGGRLEPSENDKHSVKIPINAVRPHPTSPGPGKPLGPCLQTKALVLQQLDRVDETPGPPHPRGPPRCSFSPRNSRHEGSFAGQRSPCAPKGSVPSPSPRPQSLDATQVPSPLPQAQPSTPPVRRLELLPSTESPGCWLEQSEGHLRLAGPGCKAGLLPNEPLLARAGFSPDSSKADSDAASSGGSDSKKKKRYRSRDYTVNLDGQVAEAGVKPVRLKERKLTFDPMTRQIKPLTQKEPVRVDSPVQAEPPARTEQDKLEVKASLQSPFEQTNWKELSRSEIIQSYLSRQSSLLSSSGAQTPGAHHFMAEYLRQEESSRRGAQQPHVLLPLEPPSHLPGLTREITQDDLDRIQAGQWPGVNGCQDTQGNWYDWTQCIPLDPHGDDGRLNVLPYVCLD, from the exons ATCCGGAACATGGTGACGGTGTTGGAAGTCATCTCCAGCCTGGAGAGGTACCCCATTACCAAAGAGGCACTAGAG GAGACGCGGCTGGGGAAGCTCATCAACGACGTCCGCAAGAAGACCCAGAATGAGGAGCTCGCCAAGCGCGCCAAGAGGCTGCTGCGGAGCTGGCAGAAGCTCATTGAGCCTGTGCATGCACACCAGAATGAGGCAGCACTGCGGGGACTGCCAGGGGTCCCCGGCTCAGCCAATGGGGGCACACATAACTGCCGGCCCGAGGTGGGAATGGCTGGTGCACCCAAGAGCATCCATGACCTGAAGAAGCGGAATGACATCCAGAGGCTGCCTGGGCAGCGTCTGGACAGGCTAGGCAGCCGCAAGCGTCGTGGGGACCAGCGCGACCTGGGCCACCCTGGACCACCTCCCAAGGTTGCCAAAGCTAGTCACGAACCCCAGGTCCCCaactcatcccccctccccaccaacgGCCTCAGCGGGAGTCCAGAAAGCTTGCCCAGCCCCCTGGACAGCAGCAGGCATCCAGGTCCCGAGGGTGGTCGCCTGGAGCCTAGTGAGAATGACAAGCACAGTGTCAAGATCCCCATCAATGCAGTGCGGCCGCACCCCACCTCCCCTGGCCCGGGCAAGCCCCTGGGGCCTTGCTTGCAAACAAAGGCTTTGGTGCTGCAACAGCTGGACAGGGTGGATGAGACCCctggcccaccccacccccgggggccGCCTCGCTGCTCCTTCAGCCCCCGGAACTCACGACACGAGGGCTCCTTTGCCGGGCAGCGGAGCCCGTGTGCCCCCAAGGGCTCAGTGCCCAGCCCTTCTCCGCGGCCCCAGTCCCTCGATGCCACGCAGGTGCCCTCGCCCCTGCCACAGGCCCAGCCGTCCACACCCCCTGTACGGCGGCTGGAGCTGCTGCCCAGCACTGAGAGCCCGGGGTGCTGGCTGGAGCAGTCCGAGGGCCACTTGCGGCTTGCAGGGCCGGGCTGCAAAGCTGGGCTGCTTCCCAATGAGCCCCTCctcgcccgggctggcttctccCCAGACTCCTCCAAGGCGGACAGCGATGCTGCCTCTTCAGGGGGTTcggacagcaaaaagaaaaagaggtaccGGTCTCGGGACTACACAGTGAACTTGGACGGGCAGGTGGCTGAGGCAGGTGTGAAGCCTGTGCGGTTAAAAGAGCGGAAGCTCACCTTTGACCCCATGACAAGACAGATCAAACCTCTGACCCAGAAAGAGCCAGTGCGGGTAGACAGCCCCGTGCAGGCAGAGCCGCCGGCCAGGACAGAGCAGGACAAGCTggaggtcaaggccagcctgcaGAGCCCCTTCGAGCAGACAAACTGGAAGGAGCTGTCGCGCAGCGAGATCATCCAATCGTACCTGAGCCGACAGAGCAGCCTGCTGTCCTCATCAGGTGCGCAGACTCCAGGCGCACACCACTTCATGGCCGAGTACCTGAGACAGGAGGAGAGCAGCCGGCGCGGGGCCCAGCAGCCACACGTGCTGCTACCGCTCGAGCCACCCAGCCACCTCCCAGGACTCACCCGGGAGATCACGCAGGACGATCTGGACAGAATCCAGGCCGGCCAGTGGCCGGGGGTGAATGGGTGTCAGGACACACAGGGTAACTGGTATGACTGGACGCAGTGCATACCGCTTGACCCGCACGGTGACGATGGGCGCTTGAACGTTCTGCCTTATGTCTGCTTGGACTGA